A stretch of Tachyglossus aculeatus isolate mTacAcu1 chromosome 3, mTacAcu1.pri, whole genome shotgun sequence DNA encodes these proteins:
- the DKK1 gene encoding dickkopf-related protein 1 yields GPVPLCLACRKRRKRCLRHAMCCPGNACSNGICVPSDHDHFHQPEIEETVVESFTHDHGTLDIHSKRTTLSSKMYHSKGQESSVCLRSSDCAAGLCCARHFWSKICKPVLKEGQVCTKHRRKGSHGLEIFQRCYCGEGLSCRIQKDHHLASNSSRLHTCQRQ; encoded by the exons ggccccgtgcccctctgcctcgcctGCAGAAAACGGCGCAAACGGTGCCTGCGCCACGCCATGTGCTGCCCGGGGAACGCCTGCAGCAACG GAATCTGCGTCCCATCAGATCACGATCACTTCCATCAGCCGGAAATTGAGGAGACAGTTGTTGAAAGTTTCACTCATGACCACGGCACCTTGGATATCCATTCCAAAAGGACCACTTTGTCTTCAAAGATGTATCACTCCAAAG GCCAAGAGAGTTCGGTCTGCCTCCGATCGTCTGATTGTGCTGCCGGTCTCTGTTGTGCTCGCCATTTTTGGTCCAAGATCTGTAAACCGGTCCTTAAAGAGGGTCAGGTGTGCACTAAACACAGAAGAAAAGGTTCACATGGGCTGGAAATCTTCCAGCGCTGTTACTGCGGAGAAGGCCTGTCCTGCCGAATACAGAAAGATCATCATCTAGCCAGCAATTCTTCTCGACTTCACACTTGCCAGAGACAGTGA